CTTTTTGCAAATAAATGCAAACTCCTTTGATGATTAGGTATTGTCTTAGTGTCATTATGTTTATTTAAAGGGCTGGAAATCAGCTTGTAATAAGTAAAGTCTTGAATTTTGTTGCCATGACATCACCATTTTTTGTAATTTAATCTTTAATCCACCATTAAACATGATCTGGTTTTTGAAGAATGGCTGCAGTGTCGGATTATGTATATTAATAAGTAGTCGTGTATATTTTCCTTGAACACCCTGTACCTTGCAGTAACCCACTGGTTTTGTGTCCAATTTGGCTGTGACCCTGAAGTCTTTTTcataaaaaaacaacccaaatcacTGAATGTggattttttaaagtcatttactgccacctggtgggaaaaaGTAACACCGCCACAGTTTAAGATGGGTTTCACACTAACATAAAATGGGATTCTAACAGATTGTATAGTGATGTTGCACCTTGTATACCTCTTTATATCAGCTTTCTTATGGTGTCCATATTAGTCATATATCTTAAATTTATTGGTTAAAAGGTATTGTCGCATGGATTCTGTCGATATGCCTAGAACTCCTCTTGCGTCGCAGTTTTTTCACTCTTACAGTTCCAGTACGTATTCTAGAGGACCAAAGGTTTCCATAAACCTTGGTTTGTTAAGATGTTGGGGAATTGTATGTGGATCAAACCTGGTAGCCTGGATGACCCTCCCCAAGCACACCCTATCACTCTTCCTTTGGGGAGAAAACTGGACCAACCCCATATAATCCCTACCGCTCAATGCAGattttcaattaatttcaatttcttttcatttatatagcgccaaatcacaacaaagttgcctcatggcgcttcacacaagtaaggtctaaccttaccaaccccaagatgTAGGAGATTTCCAAACGGAAGGTGTCTATGAGTTGGGCAATCCTGAACTAATCTAATTTTGCACACTTCCTTCTGAAATTCTACTTTTCTGGTGACTACTAAACATTTGTGACAATCAGAAGATTAACTCAGAGCTTTTACCCCCCCAAGAACGGCAGTAGACCTGTTTGTGTGCCCATGTGAACCTGGTAGACATGTTTTAGGGTCATCATCCTCTTGTAGGGTACTGTACAGCAAATTGGACTGATGGAGAATTGGCACCTTGCCAGGAACTGGGCAATTGGGACAACTTTTCTAAGGCAGGTATGGAAGTGGATTTCATCCTTCTGAACAAGGTTGACGGATCCATGCCCATCCATTCTCAGGCCATCAACCTCTGGTAGGGTATTGTAAGGCAAATAATTGGACTGATGGAGAAATCCTAAACTCTCAAAATTTCCAACAAGGAAAGATGTAGGCATCTTACCAGGAATTGGGCAATTGGGGCAACTTTTCTAAGGCAGGTATGAAAGTGAATTTCATCTTTCTGAACATGGTGGACAAACCCATGTCCAAGATCGGACTAAAGCGGCAATGTTGAGTCTCTACCACGTGGGCAAAGAAAGGTATGTGCGAGTGTCTTTGCTGTCCTGAATTCCCTGCTACTTTTATGTATTCACTCAGAAAACTTTACTCGCAAGGAGGTCAAATTCTAGAATTCACTTTTCTCAGGGTATGTGGCAGCACATTTAGAGTCCCACAGGTCTGTTTTGTTTACGGTGAAAGCTTGGCATCCTTGAGATGCCTCTGTGCTTTATCACCatctttgagaactgtctgctgtaTGCTAATCCTTCAAGACTTCATCTCCCACCTGCCAACCCTCATTATTTTCATGCTGTATTTGAGATAAACAAAGCTCAGTGCCAGTGAGAGCTCTTTCTATAAGACAGTAATGAAGATGGAGATGGCAAGATGAGCCACAGGCAAAGAAACTGTTCTTGAGTACATCAAATATTTCTTTATGTCAAGGTGAGTTGGCGCCGAGATTCATCCAGATTGATCACATTGGTATTTCAAGGGCCAATAAGCATAATCAAGTTGAAATCTGCCTGGGTTGTTGCCAACCAGGATCCAAGATTGTTCTGTCGTGGGGCAGACGTGGCAATGCGCAGCAccggcacatgctcccagacatgaattattaagaaatacatatAGTAtgctattcatccatccatctattttctatacctgctcattccaattaaaggtcacagggggctggagcctatcccagcagtcatagggcgtgaggtggggtacaccctggacaggacatagTATGCTACTATTTGATAAATATGTctcgagtaggcagttctcaaaatctgagtgaccAGTCAAGAGGAGACTCCTGAAGGAAGTCTAACAACAAACCCCAATAATGTCATTTTTAATTTGGGTACGGcacaaattaaaactttttttattattgataATTTCTGATTTTCCTGTCGAAGTGACAAATGTGTAAGGACACTTGCGCAAAGGGTGCCAGTGCAGCGAATTTAGCTTTTTCTTAATACATGTACTGGATTTAAGCAATCTGCGAACATGACCAATGTAGTGTGTGTAAACACCTGTTTTGGTCTCGTTTAGATGGAAATAACCCCAGATTATACTTAATCCCGTAATACCTCTAATTTAAAAATAGTCCAAATATAGAAGTATGTACGACAAAAGCTAGCACTTTTAACTATGTATAACCAACATACTCCGGTACTACCAACCAAACAAGTAGCACCTTGCAGTGATTATCCATGTTTTTAACTTTCTGTGGCTACGATGAGATTTTGCCAGGTTTCTGGCATTATTGTAAATGTTGAAATGAGTTTAACAAAAACCAACAACTTCACATGGATTTCTTGAAAAACCTCTCCTAAAAGTAGCAGCATACTTAATCACCGAATGACACTACTGGGTCCTGCTGTAGTCGCGCGGAGTGTCTGGGTACCACCGTGCAGAAATGTCTCCCACCCGTAGGAACGCCAAACACAAAAAGAAGTAAGAACAATTCCAAACCAGGGTATTTTCATATTTATGACATCAAATTCCTGCCATTTTGCACCTCCTGCCCTCCTCCTGAAGTCACTCTCGGCCTTATCTCAAACATCTCAATCTCCATGCATACAATTAACCCCTTCCCCCTTGCGGTCTCAGCGCCATTCCTCCCGCTCAGCAATTAGCATAAGCACAATAGCTAGACAGAGAACAgtcaggaaaaaacacaaaacagaccTGAAAAGCCTTTATTTTATCTATTCACCGGCCCTGGGTTTGGTTTGACCCGCCTGTGGAGTTACAGGCATTAACGCAAAGGGAATCGCACGCCAAGTTGATCAATTCATCCTACCAGACAATCAAATCAGGCCGCGATTGATGGGGTAGAAAATTCGATGGGCTtattgtttttttcgcctgagtCGGAACAATGCTTCTCCATGATGGATGAGCGATCCACTGATTGTGGAAAATTAGACATTTTACAGTTCCCTGGCTTGGTGCCATTTGCTCATTAAGGACCACAAAATAATTGGTTGCGTGcggtagaataaaaaaaaaacacatggctGACACTGGTACATTGTTTATTAATCTATAGCAGCAGTACAGATATCATATATAGGCAGTGTCTTTTTTAACATATTCCATAAAGAAGAAATATAAATACATTGAATTATTTCGCTATTCTTTCTATGTTGCTACATTGAAAGAATGTGTAGTGAAAACCTTGAAGTTGTGTTTTCTTATTATTCGTACAACTTGAAAGGCAATATTAGTATATAAATATTCTCAGACTTCACGGGGAAATAGGTAGTTTTGACATGGGGCGTAAAAACGGCTACATTAAGACCGCACAGTTCGACCAAGCTCCAGAAATACCATTTACAATCTGAGTTTTATACAAATGTTCTGAGGAAGTGACAAGATATATGGATTGTCACTTGGGATAGCCGTAAGCAAAAATCGGCAAAGGGCGTAGTAATGTTTTTCTTGAGAAACTTAAATGCATACATGCAAAATCATTGGAAAAACTGATTTGATGCCAATCTTGTCACTTTAAGGGGGTATTTAGGCACAAAGCTACTGAGTGAAAAgtactaattaaattaattaattactaacagTAGCCTCAGTCCCCTTAGCAGTATTATAGAGTGATCCTATGATATTAGCAATTAAAATGTTAACTCATGCATATCAACAGAAATAAACTATAAACTGGAATTACTGCAATGATTCAGAGTGCAAGGCCATAGTGCAGCACTACACTGAATTATgggtaataataaaaaacaagttACATTAGCCGACTATGCTAGCTTTAAGCAGAACTGGCTATCCTGGTTGTGATGGATAGCCACAGATCCAACTAGCCATATCTAGCTAATATCTTCCAATTTACTCACCACGGATATAAATTTTTCTAAGAAATACCACATTTATGGATGTGGAGGACAGCATTGTTTATACCGGACATTGTTACATTGATATGGCGCATTTGTTTAGAAAGGATTAAAGAAAATGCTAACTGTGGTTAGCATTACCATATGTGGTCACACATTACCGTTTCGTATTACCATGTGTGGCCACATGACAGTGGTAAGCAATTAGCATTAGCAGTTCCTTCGCTGTAATTAACACAATCACTGCTGATGTTAACGGTTTGGCAGGCAGGCTAACATCAATGATGAGTAACTTGCTAACTgcagttagcattagcatatgccATGATGCCAGTTATGAGCGCCACATCCTGAAATCCAGAGCAGTACTACTACAGAATAAGTTTTTAGAGGCATGAGAATAAAAAACATCAGTAGTAAGTAAAAAGGAATGTAAACATTTTTCCCCAAGGTTTTTGAAAGTCTCAAGCAGGAATTTAGACGGTAAAAAATAGTTTTGGTTAAGTCAGTACATTCAACAGTCTGAACTATTTTAGTGCAAATATTGTGTGATATTAGATTAGCCTCATAATAAAAACCAGCGCCTCATTTCCACATAGCATACGTAGCTTTAACGTCTGTTTACCCATTTATTCCTCTAAACGTCTTATGTTTGACATAGTGCCAAGCTCCTCCAtcctttttttaataattttttgctAAATTTAACTTTTGCCATAAATTCGAGAGAGACTGTATGCGCGTTGCGCTTGCCAGCTAGCTTTGGAAAGCTAACAAGCTAGCTCCTTCATTTCCATCGTTTGTTGACAATCAAAGTGTAGTTGGAGAAGTAAAAAGAAAGTAGTTTAGCGACTTTAATACATTGTGGATATTCGTTAATTTTTGCAACGGTAAGAAGCAAACATGTTGCCTTGTTTTTGTCTCCATCGTGTTCTGTGCGCATATTTCACACAACTGGACGATGAAAAACAGAAAGTTAGCTTCTCTTAGCTGGTAAGGTTTCCGTAATGACATGCATTTGCTCATGTTGAACACAACATGGCGTATTGCGTATATTACAGACAGTCCATACGCTATGTGGAAAAAAGGCGCTAATATGTAAACTTTGGTGCACCAAATCAATCTCAGAAAAGTATACAttcaataatataaaaaaaagtcaaacCAAGAAACATAACAAATACACACATAATCAAAAAGCATCAGCACTAACTTAACtatcatctaaaaaaaaacaaaggtggaATAAAGGGCCTAAAGGGTAATACTTGGTAGCGATTAAAAGAGACTGAAGGAGAACGGCTTCAAACAAAATGCCACGAAACAGCAGCTTTGAACTGCCTTCTGCCTGGAGGGCAACATGCGGGGCTTAACCGGAACCAGAATTCTTTTCTTTTCACACATGTGCAAATGTCCATGAGGTAGGAATGACACAgagcggtggtggtggtggtgggggaccaCCACGCACTCAGCTGCAATGACTTTCAGCCGTATTTCAACATATGTAAGTCACTCAAAAAGTGAATTCCAAAGAAACTCATACTcgtcatgtaatttttttttcccgcCTCCCCAACAGAGCATTGCGTTAGCCTTTGAATACCCATTTTAATGGGTTGAAAAGTTGACGCTACACCCTTATCCGTGAACCAGAGACACGCCGTGATGCAAAGCTCGTTTCCACATGTAGTAGGTAGAGCGTGGTGTAAAGGGGAAGTAAGACCGGAATTCCTTAAATGTTGGGAAGGATTTTTCCTCAAAGCGTTGCTGCAGGAATAGCTTCGCCCGGGCCTTAAAGTTGGCCAAAGCCACAACATCCatggcaaacatttgctcattgaTTGGCGCCATGCCGCCGTACATGTGCTTTGAGCGCGAGGCATTGAAGGAAGCCATAGTTGAACCTAGCAGACATGGACGATTCCCTACAAATGGGAACATACTGGGACCATCAATCTTTCCTTCACCCATCGTGCTTTTTGTGGCGGTATCATTCAGACTCTCTGGCACACTGATCGCCGGTGTGTGGGGAATTAGTTTTTTCTTTCGTTTGCGGGTCGGACCACTACGCCACAACCAATAGAAGCAAGGTGACATGGACGGGAACTTGAGCTTGAACTTTGTCAGGGATAATTTTGACTTTTGTACATGGAGCTTCGCTGCATCTCGAAGCTGTTTCTTGCTCATGTAAGCCAGATTGAAGCTTCTGTGTTTCTGCCTGCAGATCCTCATTTTAGGCAACACCGCCTGGTTGGCGTTTGGCAACAGTTGCGAAATATGATTATGACTTTGGCTCTTGTCTGCATCTGAGCTGTCCTCACTGCTCCCAGCGGGGCCTTTGTAACCTCTGTTGAACACCAAGGCTTCTCTCCTCCAGTTGTAGTAGGTGGACCTGGAGATCCCAGGAAAATTtcttttgaagatcctgaaaggGAGCGAGGAATTCATTGCAATGCAATTCTGCAAACAGCGCTTAGCCTCTTGCATGTGAGCCACATTCTGAGCCCGCTCAAGGTCCAGCTTGCCAAGACTGACGCCGAACATCCTGGCCACGCTCCCGTGGTTCTCTTGCTCGTCCTGCTTTGCCTCGGGTGAAGACCAAACCTCCTGCTCTGTGCTCTCTCCTGGACTTATCTCTCCGGTTGAAGATGAGGTGGAGAAGTTTCCTCCAGATTTCAGGAGCTCGTGCTTCCAATTGTAGTAAGATGATCTCGAGATCTCTGGGAACATCTCTTTGAACTGGTGCAGGGGGATGAGCTTACCCTCCAAGTAGCAGGTCTGCAGGAAATGCTTAGCCTCGTACCTTGCTGCCGACTTTTTGCAGTGCTCCTGAGTCTGCCTCTTCCAGCGGTAGAAAGTCCTCTTGGTGATGTTGTACTTGTCTTTTAAATTGGAGTAGGAAAGATGGGAATCCTGGGGCAGCTGCATCTCACTGGTGACTGGCCTGACCTGCTCACTGTTGGGGCTTCCAAATGTGAGGTCTGTTGTTTGGACAAGTGGAACAAAATGGTTAGGCCTGAACAAGGAACCCAACTGCAGCTCACCAGACCACATGATATGGAGCGTTACCAGATCCAAGTCCTTCGGACAGCTCCTTGGACGTACGACCCGATTGAAATAAGGTCGAATCTTGAGGTTGAACATAGGGTAGATGGAGTAGATGTTAAACTGGAGGACTGATGACAGAGCGTACACGTGCCACATGTTGGCGTATGAACCTGGGAAGCAGGACGCTTTCACATCGGCATCAAATATGGCTTCCAGGACTGCGACGGGCAAGTTGACCATATCCTCGGATTCCTCTGCGCAGAGACTGAAACGCACTGCCTGCAGCATCATTTTAGAATCGATCATCCCAGATAGGTAGTACCTCTTCCACACCACCATTTCCACTACTGTTCGTACCTGTAGGGGGCAGTATGGATGAACAATACAATCACTCATTGGGTACCATTAAAAACTACTCACCATTTGGTTTTTTTTAAGCTCTAATCTCAAAGGGAAACATTTATATGTTAACTACCAAATTTTGCTTGGTTACCaaattgggaggtcctgcaacttgtatACTGAAAAGTCACacttcattattaataataaaaatttgaATGACTATTTATTGAGgggtttcccaggaatcaaagcattaaacaaCATGAACTAATGGGCATGGTAATGCATACTCTGTGCGTGTACATAATaccaatactactactactaatatatTAATGGCATAGTGACGCCATCCTGATGTTGCATACCACGTAATGAATACATGATTAACTGATTGATATAAGCCTTGGATCACCATTCCATCCCTATATGGGTTTGGAGATTggggaaaatgtgttttttttcatcCTGAAGCTGTGACCAATTtgttccaaaagttaatcatctggaCACGCTCACCCCAGGAAGATTCctaccaaatttggtgaaaatctgctcacTAGTTTCAGAGTTATTTTGTACATACACAACTCGTGCAATCAACTCTGGACTTTTAAATCTGCTGACTTAATAAAATAAAGGAATAACAAACAGCAACTGAAAAAGTTGTAATTTGAAGTGTATTTAGTATGAGTACTTTTGTTTTGTTCCGTTGTCatgaacaagaaaaacataaaagctGAGGATAAATACTTTTATAGAGTTggtaaaaagttttaaaaagtctCAAATTGCGCTGTtaactgagagcgagagaaagtatcaatgtggattctgatacagaattacagtttcacatttgatggattttcacgtttgatggattattCCGCACCCTGACCATTGTTGGAGCGGCGCTGCCtcggctcgacggtaagcctcaccgatcaaattacctacagaaaaataaaccgtgcaaacggaattgaattagaatgagaATAAACACTTTCATGCTGGGTATGATATTCATGCTGTTACAGCTGCAAAGGTAAAGCTCCATTTGCGACGTGTTAACAGCTtggacatccgcaaatcatcagatacaacagggttattccctaactgACCGCTTTCTACTACTAACCCTACCAACCCAATGACTACCCTACCCAGTTCTTGTATCTTTTCCAAACTGGACCCAAACTTTTCACCAAGTTCCATTAAACTGTGTTGGTGGATCCACTGTTTTACTGGCACTGAAATGTATCAATTCCAATCAAGTGGATCGTGAACCGCTCACCTGTAGTTCCAAGCTGAGTCCAGTGGTTCCTACTAGCAGCATGCTGACTGCGTCAAACAGACGGTTGCCTTCCCCCTTACAGTTAAGGGGCAGAAGGTCACCAGGGGAATCAGGTGGGTACAGGCCATGAGCAACTTCATCGATGCCGGTCCAATCCAGGAAATTCCGGCAAGGGGTCTTGGGGAGTTGGAAGGGAGCAAGAACCTGCTCAACTTCCAGGGCCACTCCGTTGAGGACATCCAGGCCTGAGCTCTCCGTGGCTTCCTGGAGCTCCCCCAAAACAGACAGAACGACTTCGTTCCTCGGAATCATGCCTGAGGATCCGATGAGAGGTTGGAGGAACAAAATTTAAAGAGGGCAGAGAGGAGCTAAGAAAAGATCTAGAACTTTAGCTTCAAACCCAAATTACCTGAGGGGCAAGAGCCAGGATCTGTCCTCGCAGGAGGGCCGCTTGGACAGacgaacaaaaaacaaacaactattATGTGAAAATCATAACTAGACAAGATCAGCAAGACATGGAAACAGCAACGACAGTAACAATGTTGTGTTTTGACCTATAACTGGATGAGCTCATTACAAATGGTTCATAATTTCACTCGAGTACCGAAGACTTCAACCTTTTCACCATGTTTTGTGGAAATTGGACAAAAGCATTTCGAATAAAGAGCATCTTAAAAAAATGTCTCCTCTTGCTCTGTAGAATAAAGTttcaaaaacaaaacccaaatccAGATGAACAATGAAATAATAAACTTTTTCACCTTGTTGAAAACTTTTAGAGTAATACAACTCACAGTCAAACAGACAATCCAACGCACAAATAAGAAAttgtttgaaatgttaaaaaagaagaaaaaaaatactgtactTCACTATGCAAAAGGAAGCTTTAAAGAAGATCCATGAGATTCTACACCCAGATCGCAATTAAAACCAGCATTTTAAGTGTTCATCCTCATAAGATTGATAACCAAATTTTATAGAGATCAGATGAAAACCTTAAATGTTAAAAACAATCACATagcaaatgttaaaaaaaaacttagCAATCCAGAATCCTGAGCTACATCAAAATTGCATGGTTTCCTCATAATTGAGCAACACTGATTATTtgctttttttaatatatatatatatatatatatatatatatatatatatatatatatatatatatatatataattttcatagagggattttttttttacaaatttgtgACATTCAAGTGAATCTACTTGTGAAAATAATTCTAAAATAATTATAAACAGTTGGAATTTATCAGGAAAGCCTGACTGCATAAACTGCAAGttgaatttaaaaaacaaacaaaaacaaaaacaagaaaaacctTTGATAACGTAACTAAAAGCAGTTCTGGAAAATATAAATGATCTAGATCTGGAACTGGTTATAAATTTG
The sequence above is drawn from the Thalassophryne amazonica chromosome 21, fThaAma1.1, whole genome shotgun sequence genome and encodes:
- the vrtn gene encoding vertnin, with the protein product MIPRNEVVLSVLGELQEATESSGLDVLNGVALEVEQVLAPFQLPKTPCRNFLDWTGIDEVAHGLYPPDSPGDLLPLNCKGEGNRLFDAVSMLLVGTTGLSLELQVRTVVEMVVWKRYYLSGMIDSKMMLQAVRFSLCAEESEDMVNLPVAVLEAIFDADVKASCFPGSYANMWHVYALSSVLQFNIYSIYPMFNLKIRPYFNRVVRPRSCPKDLDLVTLHIMWSGELQLGSLFRPNHFVPLVQTTDLTFGSPNSEQVRPVTSEMQLPQDSHLSYSNLKDKYNITKRTFYRWKRQTQEHCKKSAARYEAKHFLQTCYLEGKLIPLHQFKEMFPEISRSSYYNWKHELLKSGGNFSTSSSTGEISPGESTEQEVWSSPEAKQDEQENHGSVARMFGVSLGKLDLERAQNVAHMQEAKRCLQNCIAMNSSLPFRIFKRNFPGISRSTYYNWRREALVFNRGYKGPAGSSEDSSDADKSQSHNHISQLLPNANQAVLPKMRICRQKHRSFNLAYMSKKQLRDAAKLHVQKSKLSLTKFKLKFPSMSPCFYWLWRSGPTRKRKKKLIPHTPAISVPESLNDTATKSTMGEGKIDGPSMFPFVGNRPCLLGSTMASFNASRSKHMYGGMAPINEQMFAMDVVALANFKARAKLFLQQRFEEKSFPTFKEFRSYFPFTPRSTYYMWKRALHHGVSLVHG